One stretch of Paroedura picta isolate Pp20150507F chromosome 13, Ppicta_v3.0, whole genome shotgun sequence DNA includes these proteins:
- the HVCN1 gene encoding voltage-gated hydrogen channel 1, giving the protein MSAYLKHFTVVGDDPAQWNNDYKKWEEEMEEGGDGKPAESAIKMEPVPRPPTFRDVMRKLFQSHRFQILIVGLVIVDAILVLGELLLDLKIIHPDEHEIVPEVFHYLSLSILTLFLVEVSFKLFAYRLEFFHHKFEVLDAIVVVISFVLDIVVLFLKHDFEAFGLLILLRLWRVARIINGIILSVKTRSEQQVSKLKQANLQLTTKVQHLESSCAEKEVEIERLTNILKQHGLAGQSR; this is encoded by the exons ATGTCTGCCTATCTGAAGCATTTCACGGTGGTGGGTGACGATCCTGCGCAGTGGAACAATGACTACAAGAAAtgggaggaagagatggaggagggAGGCGACGGGAAGCCGGCTGAATCAGCCATCAAGATGGAGCCGGTCCCCAGACCCCCTACTTTCCGGGATGTGATGAGAAAGCTGTTCCAGTCGCACCGGTTTCAG ATCTTGATTGTCGGTTTAGTTATCGTGGATGCCATTCTGGTGCTGGGGGAGTTGCTTCTGGACTTGAAAATCATCCATCCCGACGAACACGAGATTGTGCCCGAG GTCTTCCACTACCTGAGCCTCTCCATTCTGACCCTCTTCCTGGTGGAGGTGAGCTTCAAGCTCTTCGCCTACcgcctggagttcttccaccacaagTTTGAAGTCCTGGACGCCATTGTGGTCGTCATTTCATTCGTCCTCGACATCGTGGTCCTGTTCCTGAAGCATGATTTCGAGGCCTTTGGGCTGCTGATCCTGCTGCGGCTGTGGCGAGTGGCCAGGATCATCAATG GAATCATCTTGTCGGTGAAGACGCGTTCCGAGCAGCAAGTGTCCAAGCTGAAGCAAGCAAACCTGCAGCTCACCACAAAGGTCCAGCACTTGGAGAGCAGCTGTGCAGAGAAG GAGGTGGAAATCGAGCGGCTCACCAATATCTTGAAGCAACACGGCCTCGCTGGGCAGTCTCGGTAG